In Streptomyces dangxiongensis, one DNA window encodes the following:
- a CDS encoding MalY/PatB family protein translates to MTSIPHGTPGEPGPLRTLGLERLRRRTSMKWRTYPDDVLPLWVAEMDVPLAEPVVRAVTDALALGDTGYPAGTAYAEALAVFAAERWNWDGLAVERTAIVPDVMLGVVEMLKLVTGPGDPVVVNPPVYPPFFQFAERMDRRVVQAPLDAGLRIDLAGLEEAFQEAATGPGRAAYLLCSPHNPTGTVHTAAELTAVASLAERYGVRVVADEIHAPLVAPGVTFVPYLAVPGAARGLSLLSASKGWNLAGLKAALAVAGPEAAADLARLPEEVSHGPSHLGVIAHTAALRDGTAWLDALLAQLRDNRRLLTGLLAEHLPAIRAYPAEATCLAWLDCRALGLGDDPAQVFLDRGRVALSPGPPFGAGGAGHARLNLATSPAILTEGVRRMAASLR, encoded by the coding sequence ATGACCAGCATCCCGCACGGCACCCCCGGCGAGCCGGGTCCGCTGCGCACGCTCGGCCTGGAGCGGCTGCGACGCCGTACGAGCATGAAGTGGCGCACCTACCCCGACGACGTGCTGCCGCTGTGGGTGGCCGAGATGGACGTGCCGCTCGCCGAGCCCGTCGTCCGCGCCGTCACCGACGCGCTCGCCCTCGGCGACACCGGGTATCCGGCCGGCACCGCTTACGCGGAGGCCCTCGCCGTCTTCGCCGCCGAGCGGTGGAACTGGGACGGGCTCGCCGTCGAGCGCACCGCGATCGTGCCGGACGTGATGCTCGGCGTGGTCGAGATGCTCAAGCTGGTCACCGGGCCCGGTGATCCGGTCGTCGTCAACCCGCCGGTGTATCCGCCGTTCTTCCAGTTCGCCGAGCGCATGGACCGCCGGGTGGTGCAGGCCCCGCTCGACGCCGGTCTGCGCATCGACCTGGCCGGTCTGGAGGAGGCGTTCCAGGAGGCGGCCACCGGGCCCGGACGTGCCGCGTACCTGCTGTGCAGCCCGCACAACCCCACCGGGACCGTGCACACCGCGGCCGAGCTGACGGCCGTCGCCTCCCTCGCCGAGCGGTACGGCGTCCGGGTCGTCGCGGACGAGATCCACGCCCCCCTCGTCGCCCCCGGCGTCACCTTCGTGCCGTACCTCGCCGTGCCCGGCGCCGCCCGCGGCCTGTCCCTGTTGTCGGCGTCCAAGGGGTGGAACCTGGCCGGTCTCAAGGCCGCGCTCGCCGTCGCCGGACCGGAGGCCGCGGCCGACCTCGCGCGGCTGCCCGAGGAGGTGAGCCACGGTCCCAGCCACCTCGGCGTCATCGCGCACACCGCCGCCCTGCGCGACGGAACCGCCTGGCTGGACGCCCTGCTGGCCCAGCTCCGCGACAACCGGCGCCTGCTCACCGGCCTGCTCGCCGAGCACCTGCCGGCGATCCGCGCGTACCCCGCCGAGGCCACCTGTCTCGCCTGGCTCGACTGCCGGGCCCTCGGCCTCGGCGACGACCCCGCCCAGGTCTTCCTCGACCGCGGCCGGGTCGCCCTCAGCCCCGGTCCTCCCTTCGGTGCCGGCGGCGCCGGGCACGCACGCCTGAACCTGGCGACCTCGCCCGCGATCCTCACCGAGGGGGTGCGGCGGATGGCGGCGTCCCTGCGCTGA
- a CDS encoding S1 family peptidase, with protein MRHARRRVVRRLTRLTAVGGLLLGGAMVTQAAMASETPPGSARVLRAGGGTTDTGSALVARLGTARTAGDWVGADGRPVVAVTDDAAARAVRRAGAEAKVVPHSMDELKSATASLGSAPRVPGTAWAVDYRTNRVVVRADRTVSAGDWSRLTRVAAGIGSFVHMERMKGAFTTRLNGALPILSTGGRCSAGFNVTNGRSDFILTAGHCGPAGSTWFADSQGDRQLGNTVNSVFPGSDFSLVQYASGKAGAGAGVVATGGGKGVRITGVADPTVGQRVFRSGSTSGLHDGRVTALNATVNYPEGTVTGLVETTVCAEPGDSGGPLFSEGIALGVTSGGNGDCTAGGTTFFQPVTKALTALGVRLLVSAQDAGGAGGGASSAPSPAPSASAAQGAMAPNAASPGTSAPVTGTSEGSTLLARLTDTRNIGPGLLVIAGSLIALVATRFIRSEQDRKAYRRYYSATWG; from the coding sequence ATGCGGCACGCACGACGACGGGTCGTCCGGCGACTGACACGGCTGACGGCCGTCGGCGGACTCCTCCTGGGAGGCGCGATGGTCACCCAGGCGGCCATGGCGAGCGAGACACCGCCCGGCTCCGCCAGAGTGCTCCGCGCCGGCGGCGGCACCACGGACACCGGGTCCGCCCTGGTGGCGCGGCTCGGCACCGCCCGTACGGCGGGTGACTGGGTCGGCGCCGACGGGCGGCCGGTCGTGGCGGTGACCGACGACGCGGCAGCGCGGGCGGTGCGGCGGGCCGGGGCCGAGGCGAAGGTCGTGCCCCACAGCATGGACGAGCTGAAGTCGGCCACCGCGTCGCTGGGTTCGGCGCCACGGGTGCCGGGCACGGCGTGGGCGGTGGACTACCGGACCAACCGGGTCGTGGTGCGGGCGGACCGCACGGTGTCCGCCGGTGACTGGTCCCGGCTGACCCGGGTGGCCGCGGGGATCGGGAGCTTCGTGCACATGGAGCGCATGAAGGGCGCGTTCACCACGCGGCTGAACGGCGCCCTGCCGATCCTGTCGACCGGCGGTCGCTGCTCGGCGGGGTTCAACGTCACGAACGGGCGGTCCGACTTCATCCTCACGGCCGGCCACTGCGGGCCCGCCGGATCCACCTGGTTCGCCGACAGCCAGGGTGACCGGCAACTGGGCAACACCGTGAACAGTGTCTTCCCCGGCAGTGACTTCTCGCTCGTGCAGTACGCCTCCGGCAAGGCCGGCGCAGGTGCCGGGGTCGTCGCGACCGGCGGCGGGAAGGGCGTGCGGATCACCGGGGTGGCCGATCCGACGGTGGGGCAGCGGGTGTTCCGCAGCGGCAGCACCAGCGGTCTGCACGACGGCCGGGTCACCGCGCTGAACGCGACCGTCAACTATCCGGAGGGCACGGTCACCGGGCTCGTCGAGACCACGGTGTGCGCCGAGCCGGGTGACAGCGGCGGCCCGCTGTTCTCGGAGGGCATCGCGCTCGGGGTCACCTCGGGCGGCAACGGGGACTGCACGGCGGGCGGGACGACGTTCTTCCAGCCGGTGACCAAGGCGCTGACGGCACTCGGTGTGCGGCTGCTCGTGTCGGCGCAGGACGCGGGCGGTGCGGGTGGCGGTGCGAGTTCGGCGCCCTCGCCCGCGCCGTCGGCCTCCGCGGCGCAGGGCGCGATGGCTCCGAACGCGGCCTCGCCGGGCACCTCGGCGCCGGTCACCGGAACGTCCGAGGGCAGCACCCTGCTGGCGCGGCTGACGGACACCCGGAACATCGGGCCCGGGTTGCTGGTCATCGCGGGCAGCCTGATCGCACTGGTCGCGACCCGGTTCATCCGGTCCGAACAGGACCGCAAGGCGTACCGGCGGTACTACTCGGCGACGTGGGGCTGA
- a CDS encoding L,D-transpeptidase family protein, which produces MGDIRRRGVVALGVTGLVAPLALALTAAPAQAASCTSQTGPYQKQVERFLGRPVDGKQSAADCKAVQAFQTKHGITPNIGYAGSVTWDVMDLMNKQKAVGNKPNKDGKCPVDKGRIACVNLTLQLSWIQDGAKLVHGPVPVRTGRDGFETRTGLKKIYWRDIDHVSNLYDVPMPYSQFFNGGQAFHSVGLSMWNPPGSHGCVNMTPTEAKAYWSLLKNGDDVFVYGRKPGT; this is translated from the coding sequence ATGGGGGACATACGCAGACGAGGCGTCGTCGCGCTGGGCGTCACCGGACTGGTGGCGCCGCTCGCGCTCGCGCTCACCGCGGCACCGGCCCAGGCCGCGAGCTGCACCTCGCAGACGGGGCCGTACCAGAAGCAGGTGGAGAGGTTCCTGGGCCGGCCGGTGGACGGCAAGCAGTCCGCCGCCGACTGCAAGGCCGTACAGGCCTTCCAGACCAAGCACGGCATCACGCCGAACATCGGCTACGCCGGGTCCGTCACCTGGGATGTGATGGACCTCATGAACAAGCAGAAGGCCGTCGGGAACAAGCCGAACAAGGACGGCAAGTGCCCAGTGGACAAGGGCCGCATCGCCTGCGTGAACCTCACGCTCCAGCTAAGCTGGATCCAGGACGGCGCGAAGCTCGTCCACGGCCCGGTGCCGGTGCGCACCGGCCGCGACGGCTTCGAGACCCGTACCGGCCTGAAGAAGATCTACTGGCGCGACATCGACCACGTCTCCAACCTCTACGACGTGCCGATGCCGTACAGCCAGTTCTTCAACGGCGGTCAGGCCTTCCACTCGGTCGGCCTGAGCATGTGGAACCCGCCGGGCTCGCACGGCTGTGTGAACATGACACCGACGGAGGCCAAGGCGTACTGGTCGCTGCTGAAGAACGGCGACGACGTCTTCGTCTACGGCCGCAAGCCGGGCACCTGA
- a CDS encoding SDR family NAD(P)-dependent oxidoreductase, translated as MTDPTRFAGHGVLVTGAARGIGAAVARRLAEEGGRVLVTDREPAEAERTATALRRQGLAAEAFACDVADRAAVEAAVARAVTVFGSLDVLVNSAAHCTADVPLFEDDPDEAWTRDLDITLTGAYRCCRAALPHLAASGRGAIVSVGSVNGLQDFGNHAYSAAKAGLGSLTRTLAGHAAARGVRVNLVAPGTVRTSAWEGRDDELDAARGLYPLGRVGEPADIAAAVAFLASRDAAWITGTTLVVDGGLTAVNTGFHAAVHQP; from the coding sequence ATGACTGACCCGACCCGCTTCGCAGGACACGGAGTTCTCGTCACGGGCGCCGCCCGCGGCATCGGCGCCGCCGTGGCCCGGCGGCTCGCCGAGGAGGGCGGCCGGGTCCTGGTGACCGACCGGGAACCGGCCGAGGCCGAGCGGACCGCGACCGCACTGCGCCGACAGGGCCTGGCCGCCGAGGCGTTCGCCTGTGACGTGGCCGACCGCGCCGCCGTCGAGGCGGCCGTCGCCCGCGCCGTCACCGTGTTCGGCTCCCTCGACGTCCTGGTCAACAGCGCCGCGCACTGCACCGCGGACGTCCCGCTGTTCGAGGACGACCCCGACGAGGCGTGGACGCGTGACCTCGACATCACGCTCACCGGTGCCTACCGCTGCTGTCGCGCCGCCCTGCCGCACCTCGCCGCCTCCGGCCGCGGGGCGATCGTGAGCGTCGGCTCCGTCAACGGCCTCCAGGACTTCGGCAACCACGCCTACAGCGCCGCCAAGGCCGGCCTCGGTTCCCTCACCCGGACCCTCGCCGGGCACGCCGCAGCCCGGGGCGTGCGGGTCAACCTCGTGGCACCGGGCACGGTCCGCACCTCGGCGTGGGAGGGGCGCGACGACGAACTCGACGCCGCACGCGGCCTGTACCCGCTCGGCCGGGTCGGGGAGCCGGCGGACATCGCCGCCGCGGTCGCCTTCCTGGCCTCCCGCGACGCCGCCTGGATCACCGGCACCACCCTCGTGGTCGACGGCGGCCTCACCGCCGTCAACACCGGCTTCCACGCGGCCGTCCACCAGCCCTGA